In Fusarium oxysporum f. sp. lycopersici 4287 chromosome 2, whole genome shotgun sequence, a genomic segment contains:
- a CDS encoding hypothetical protein (At least one base has a quality score < 10): MAWLKSFILLLAASSITSVQAGPCKPRRSPTYTVPPYSVPTYPVPQSSTTKTGTLVSSTTTGSSTSSHGPTLDSSTTSSTHSKTSTTESTISISTGKYSTTSHGSSMSTTTTPCSTSSMSSIYSVTTTTNSHITTSKISTETSKDTLTTTKETSTTTEGKTSTLSTTTSASSTTYQTYTTASTPCSSSTGTSTLSTTSEASSTSRTETKPSETTSVTTASSTTESESTKESTSSNSHSSSASMSTTVTHDTTASSSTTSESSTLSSTETESRTTETSSQTSQTESPATTSPCTSSETSKASSATSEVSSTTESSSIYETSKTTESSGTTSPCSTSDMSTSSGSSTASTSGTTTSESSVTSETSTSSVPCTSSTISSQSSASSTSETSSSAASTSTPCTTSTVSSETSSSWTSSETSTSDTSTSPSSGSTTSEASSSTTPCETSSSTVSSTASHSESSSSTLPCETTITSGSSTTSHESSTSLPCSTSTVSSESSSSSSTSSSSTTPCTTSTSTSPTTFSSTTSTKCSTTTSPPPRPTCFRYTIRKDPPQAADCGHTGHRNGNKAKVLGYGDSDSVEACGESCAKLDGCKSVVYGYREHDLNQPFCEFVDAVQGRDDEDDTPWQWYDLSCFNPDCLPPNECGY; this comes from the coding sequence ATGGCCTGGTTAAAGTCATTCATTCTTTTGCTTGCTGCTTCAAGCATTACTAGCGTTCAGGCTGGACCTTGTAAGCCTCGTCGCTCGCCAACTTATACTGTACCACCTTACAGTGTACCTACATATCCTGTTCCCCAGTCTTCCACCACGAAGACTGGAACTCTCGTTTCTTCAACTACCACTGGTAGTTCTACTAGTTCCCATGGTCCAACTTTGGACTCGAGCACTACGTCTTCCACTCATTCCAAGACTTCTACTACTGAGTCTACTATCTCTATCAGTACTGGAAAGTATTCAACTACCTCTCATGGATCCTCCATGAGCACCACAACTACGCCATGTAGCACTTCTTCCATGTCGTCTATATACTCTGTCACTACCACAACCAACAGTCACATCACAACATCCAAAATCAGCACAGAAACATCCAAGGACACGTTAACCACCACGAAGGAAACCTCTACCACAACAGAGGGCAAAACTTCCACTCTTTCAACAACTACTAGTGCTTCTAGCACAACCTATCAGACTTATACTACAGCATCTACTCCATGCTCCAGCAGCACTGGAACTTCTACACTCTCTACAACTTCTGAGGCTTCGTCCACATCACGTACAGAAACCAAACCATCTGAGACTACGAGCGTGACCACCGCTTCATCCACTACAGAATCTGAATCTACAAAGGAATCGACTTCCTCGAACTCTCACAGCAGCTCAGCTTCAATGAGTACCACTGTCACACACGACAccacagcttcttcaagcactACCTCAGAATCTTCTACTCTCAGCTCTACAGAAACTGAAAGTAGGACAACAGAAACAAGTAGTCAAACTTCCCAGACAGAGTCACCGGCAACAACATCGCCTTGCACTAGCTCCGAGACATCTAAAGCATCCTCAGCTACAAGTGAGGTTTCTTCCACTACAGAGAGCTCATCTATATACGAAACATCTAAGACAACAGAATCTTCAGGAACTACTTCGCCTTGCTCAACTTCTGATATGTCAACGTCATCTGGAAGCTCTACAGCTTCTACTAGCGGGACTACAACTTCCGAATCTTCAGTTACCTCAGAGACATCAACTTCTTCGGTGCCTTGCACGTCCTCTACGATATCATCTCAGTCTTCCGCCAGTTCAACAAGCGAAACAAGTAGTTCTGCTGCTTCAACTTCTACACCCTGCACAACCTCAACAGTGTCTTCCGAGACCTCTTCCAGTTGGACATCAAGTGAAACTAGCACTTCGGACACTTCGACCTCTCCGTCTTCAGGGTCAACTACATCTGAagcttcctcctccaccactCCATGCGAGACCTCTTCTTCCACTGTCTCCAGCACAGCATCTCATTCCGAGTCTTCTAGCAGTACACTACCTTGCGAAACTACCATAACGTCTGGTTCATCTACCACATCTCATGAGTCATCAACATCGTTACCCTGCTCGACTTCTACAGTTAGCTCTGAGTCTtcgtcaagctcatcaacatcttcatcttccactACTCCGTGCACCACCTCAACCAGCACATCGCCAACAACATTCTCAAGCACAACATCCACCAAGTGCTCGACAACCACATCTCCTCCCCCACGCCCAACTTGCTTCCGCTACACTATTCGCAAGGATCCACCTCAGGCTGCTGACTGCGGCCACACCGGTCATCGCAATggcaacaaggccaaggtccTTGGGTACGGTGACTCAGACAGTGTGGAGGCGTGTGGAGAGAGCTGTGCCAAGCTTGATGGCTGCAAATCTGTCGTTTACGGTTACAGAGAGCATGACTTGAACCAGCCTTTCTGTGAATTTGTCGATGCGGTTCAGGGGcgcgatgacgaggatgataCCCCTTGGCAGTGGTATGACTTGTCTTGTTTCAATCCGGACTGTCTCCCTCCAAATGAGTGTGGTTATTAG